A single region of the Glycine max cultivar Williams 82 chromosome 20, Glycine_max_v4.0, whole genome shotgun sequence genome encodes:
- the LOC113000708 gene encoding uncharacterized protein — translation MPGEPFVRIVIINVDPSKDIMESILDAVHLGRAYLTILNTFGTVTMVILHNSLHVVATLTLHEPFTLLCLNGSYLLNNNFNLNFRAIIPPPLSFGIHLSTSRGQAIGGAIGSQVIVDGNVKITLWTFWHPKIYKYIPEGNKGENDDNNNKKKNYNNNPIDCNRGGNQIGFNI, via the coding sequence ATGCCCGGTGAGCCATTTGTGAGGATCGTCATCATTAATGTCGACCCAAGTAAGGACATCATGGAGTCCATTCTTGATGCTGTTCACCTAGGTCGTGCCTACCTCACTATCCTTAACACCTTTGGCACAGTCACCATGGTGATCCTTCATAACTCGCTCCATGTCGTTGCCACCCTAACACTCCATGAGCCCTTCACCTTGCTTTGCCTCAACGGCTCATACTTATTGAACAACAATTTCAACCTTAACTTTAGAGCCATTATTCCCCCTCCTTTATCTTTTGGGATCCACCTCTCCACCTCTCGAGGCCAAGCCATTGGTGGTGCCATTGGCAGCCAAGTCATTGTCGATGGCAACGTTAAGATCACGCTCTGGACCTTTTGGCATCCTAAGATTTACAAGTACATTCCTGAAGGAAACAAAGGTGAAAATGAcgacaataacaataaaaaaaagaattacaacAATAACCCTATTGATTGCAATAGGGGTGGAAACCAAATCGGGTTCAACATTTAG